A portion of the Haemorhous mexicanus isolate bHaeMex1 chromosome 3, bHaeMex1.pri, whole genome shotgun sequence genome contains these proteins:
- the GINS1 gene encoding DNA replication complex GINS protein PSF1 isoform X3, whose translation MAAERGMELVRELHRAAGGHLPPFRTEELRQALEEMRTLYERNQADVSEAKAGRTDLIFLIRFRHCCLLRNQRCLLAYLYDRLLRIRALRWEYGSVLPNTIQFHMSAEEVEWFNRYKKSLATYMRSVGGEEGLDLTQDIKPPKSLYIEVRCLRDHGEFEIDDGTTILLKKNSQLFAEREHLHHHETLPKEIL comes from the exons ATGGCGGCGGAGCGGGGCATGGAGCTGGTGCGGGAGCTGCACCGCGCCGCCGGCGGGCACCTCCCGCCCTTCCGG ACGGAGGAGCTGCGGCAGGCGCTGGAGGAGATGCGGACGCTGTACGAGCGGAACCAGGCGGACGT GTCCGAAGCGAAGGCGGGACGGACGGACCTAATTTTCCTCATCCGGTTCCggcactgctgcctgctccGCAACCAGCGCTGCCTCCTGGCGTACCT GTATGACCGGTTGCTACGGATCCGAGCGCTGAGGTGGGAGTATGGCAGCGTTCTGCCCAACACCATCCAGTTCCACATGTCAGCTGAGGAA GTGGAGTGGTTCAATCGGTACAAAAAGTCTCTGGCTACCTACATGAGGTCAgtaggaggagaggaggggctGGACCTCACACAGGACATCAAACCTCCTAAAAGCCTGTACATTGAA GTGCGGTGTTTAAGAGACCATGGGGAGTTTGAGATCGATGATGGCACTACCATCCTGTTGAAGAAGAACAGCCAG CTTTTTGCAGAGAGGGAGCACCTACACCACCACGAAACACTGCCAAAGGAAATCCTGTGA
- the GINS1 gene encoding DNA replication complex GINS protein PSF1 isoform X1: MAAERGMELVRELHRAAGGHLPPFRTEELRQALEEMRTLYERNQADVSEAKAGRTDLIFLIRFRHCCLLRNQRCLLAYLYDRLLRIRALRWEYGSVLPNTIQFHMSAEEVEWFNRYKKSLATYMRSVGGEEGLDLTQDIKPPKSLYIEVRCLRDHGEFEIDDGTTILLKKNSQHFLPRWKCEQLIRQGILEHVLS; the protein is encoded by the exons ATGGCGGCGGAGCGGGGCATGGAGCTGGTGCGGGAGCTGCACCGCGCCGCCGGCGGGCACCTCCCGCCCTTCCGG ACGGAGGAGCTGCGGCAGGCGCTGGAGGAGATGCGGACGCTGTACGAGCGGAACCAGGCGGACGT GTCCGAAGCGAAGGCGGGACGGACGGACCTAATTTTCCTCATCCGGTTCCggcactgctgcctgctccGCAACCAGCGCTGCCTCCTGGCGTACCT GTATGACCGGTTGCTACGGATCCGAGCGCTGAGGTGGGAGTATGGCAGCGTTCTGCCCAACACCATCCAGTTCCACATGTCAGCTGAGGAA GTGGAGTGGTTCAATCGGTACAAAAAGTCTCTGGCTACCTACATGAGGTCAgtaggaggagaggaggggctGGACCTCACACAGGACATCAAACCTCCTAAAAGCCTGTACATTGAA GTGCGGTGTTTAAGAGACCATGGGGAGTTTGAGATCGATGATGGCACTACCATCCTGTTGAAGAAGAACAGCCAG CACTTTTTACCCCGCTGGAAATGTGAGCAGTTGATCAGACAAGGAATCCTGGAGCATGTTCTGTCCTAA
- the GINS1 gene encoding DNA replication complex GINS protein PSF1 isoform X2 — MAAERGMELVRELHRAAGGHLPPFRTEELRQALEEMRTLYERNQADVSEAKAGRTDLIFLIRFRHCCLLRNQRCLLAYLYDRLLRIRALRWEYGSVLPNTIQFHMSAEEVEWFNRYKKSLATYMRSVGGEEGLDLTQDIKPPKSLYIEVRCLRDHGEFEIDDGTTILLKKNSQKTNSQKPNTWLLSALEINPPV, encoded by the exons ATGGCGGCGGAGCGGGGCATGGAGCTGGTGCGGGAGCTGCACCGCGCCGCCGGCGGGCACCTCCCGCCCTTCCGG ACGGAGGAGCTGCGGCAGGCGCTGGAGGAGATGCGGACGCTGTACGAGCGGAACCAGGCGGACGT GTCCGAAGCGAAGGCGGGACGGACGGACCTAATTTTCCTCATCCGGTTCCggcactgctgcctgctccGCAACCAGCGCTGCCTCCTGGCGTACCT GTATGACCGGTTGCTACGGATCCGAGCGCTGAGGTGGGAGTATGGCAGCGTTCTGCCCAACACCATCCAGTTCCACATGTCAGCTGAGGAA GTGGAGTGGTTCAATCGGTACAAAAAGTCTCTGGCTACCTACATGAGGTCAgtaggaggagaggaggggctGGACCTCACACAGGACATCAAACCTCCTAAAAGCCTGTACATTGAA GTGCGGTGTTTAAGAGACCATGGGGAGTTTGAGATCGATGATGGCACTACCATCCTGTTGAAGAAGAACAGCCAG AAGAcaaactcacagaaacccaacaCCTGGTTGCTCAGTGCCCTGGAGATAAACCCACCTGTTTGA